A genomic region of [Eubacterium] eligens ATCC 27750 contains the following coding sequences:
- the tuf gene encoding elongation factor Tu, which translates to MAKAKFERTKPHCNIGTIGHVDHGKTTLTAAITKTLHERLGTGEAVAFENIDKAPEERERGITISTAHVEYETEKRHYAHVDCPGHADYVKNMITGAAQMDAGILVVAATDGVMAQTREHILLARQVGVPYIVVFMNKCDMVDDPELLELVDMEIRELLNEYGFPGDDTPIIQGSALKALEDPNSEWGDKILELMHTIDEYVPDPERDTDKPFLMPVEDVFSITGRGTVATGRVERGVLHVNEEVEIVGIHEDIRKVVVTGIEMFRKLLDEAQPGDNIGALLRGVQRDEIQRGQVLCKPGSITPHHKFTAQVYVLTKDEGGRHTPFFNNYRPQFYFRTTDVTGVCELPAGTEMCMPGDNVEMTVELIHNVAMEQGLRFAIREGGRTVGSGAVATIIE; encoded by the coding sequence ATGGCAAAGGCTAAATTTGAGAGAACAAAACCACATTGTAACATTGGTACAATCGGACACGTAGATCACGGTAAGACTACATTAACAGCTGCTATCACAAAGACTCTTCATGAGAGACTTGGTACAGGTGAGGCTGTTGCATTCGAGAATATTGATAAGGCACCAGAGGAAAGAGAAAGAGGTATCACTATCTCTACAGCTCACGTTGAGTATGAGACAGAGAAGAGACACTATGCACACGTTGACTGTCCAGGACATGCTGATTATGTAAAGAACATGATCACAGGTGCTGCTCAGATGGATGCAGGTATCCTTGTTGTTGCTGCTACTGATGGTGTTATGGCTCAGACAAGAGAGCATATCCTTCTTGCTCGTCAGGTTGGTGTTCCTTACATCGTTGTATTCATGAACAAGTGTGATATGGTTGATGATCCAGAACTTCTTGAATTAGTAGATATGGAAATCAGAGAACTTCTTAACGAGTACGGATTCCCAGGAGATGATACTCCAATCATCCAGGGTTCAGCTCTTAAGGCTCTTGAAGATCCTAACAGCGAATGGGGTGATAAGATCCTTGAGCTTATGCATACTATTGATGAGTATGTTCCAGATCCAGAAAGAGATACAGATAAGCCATTCCTTATGCCTGTAGAGGACGTATTCTCTATCACAGGACGTGGTACTGTTGCTACTGGTAGAGTAGAGAGAGGTGTTCTCCACGTTAATGAGGAAGTTGAAATCGTTGGTATCCACGAAGATATCCGTAAGGTAGTTGTAACTGGTATCGAGATGTTCAGAAAGCTTCTTGATGAGGCTCAGCCAGGTGATAACATTGGTGCACTTCTTAGAGGTGTTCAGAGAGACGAAATCCAGAGAGGACAGGTTCTCTGCAAGCCAGGTTCAATCACACCACACCACAAGTTTACAGCTCAGGTTTACGTATTAACAAAGGACGAGGGTGGACGTCATACTCCATTCTTCAACAACTACAGACCACAGTTCTACTTCAGAACAACTGATGTAACTGGTGTTTGTGAGCTTCCAGCTGGTACAGAAATGTGCATGCCTGGTGATAACGTAGAGATGACAGTTGAACTTATCCATAACGTAGCTATGGAGCAGGGTCTTCGTTTCGCTATCCGTGAGGGTGGTAGAACAGTTGGTTCTGGTGCTGTTGCTACAATCATTGAGTAA
- a CDS encoding histidine phosphatase family protein: protein MLYIMRHGRTDWNVRHKLQGRTDIPLNDEGRMMAAEAGKKYADIHFDECYSSPLARAKETAEIFLKGRGVPVYTDDRLVEMGFGIYEGIENSFAIKDCPINSLFKNPEDYVTVEGGESFEQLFARTGEFIDNVVMPQVNSGKDILIVGHGAMNCSIIAKFRGTPLDKFWDGMTDNCQVVKLM, encoded by the coding sequence ATGCTATACATAATGCGTCATGGCAGGACGGACTGGAATGTACGTCATAAATTGCAGGGAAGAACAGATATACCGCTTAATGATGAAGGCAGAATGATGGCGGCAGAGGCTGGGAAAAAGTATGCAGATATACATTTTGATGAGTGTTATTCATCACCTTTGGCAAGAGCAAAAGAGACCGCCGAGATTTTTCTCAAAGGAAGGGGAGTACCTGTATATACAGATGACAGGCTTGTTGAGATGGGATTTGGAATATATGAGGGAATAGAGAATTCATTTGCAATAAAGGATTGTCCAATTAATTCTCTTTTTAAAAATCCAGAGGATTATGTGACGGTTGAAGGCGGAGAAAGTTTTGAACAGCTTTTTGCAAGAACAGGAGAGTTTATAGACAATGTGGTTATGCCACAGGTTAATAGTGGCAAAGATATACTGATTGTTGGTCATGGTGCGATGAACTGCAGTATTATAGCAAAATTCAGAGGAACACCACTGGATAAATTCTGGGATGGAATGACTGATAATTGTCAGGTTGTTAAATTAATGTAA
- a CDS encoding C39 family peptidase → MTKILIAATFVMIILAVVVLFMNYENGYYDEIKSVINLKSSNDEINHNEDTALVDVELVQMEEAGEIAELGTENVQMQTETIENYYKIEDFKWLNQNPELPTGCEITSLTSVLNYYGINVKKETMADDYLKKGNGSYYKMFLGNPRDAGSFGCMAQPIVDAANLYFKKNNVSMKASNVSGVSFEKILEYVSQGVPMIVWNTMGMAPAYESKTLTLDGREYTWIAPEHCVVVVGYDLDNNEVYVADPMTGMVTRNLKIFEERYVSLKRQAVYVTR, encoded by the coding sequence GTGACAAAAATATTGATAGCAGCTACATTTGTAATGATAATTCTGGCGGTTGTAGTTTTATTTATGAATTATGAAAATGGTTATTATGATGAAATTAAAAGTGTGATAAACCTGAAATCAAGTAATGACGAGATTAACCACAACGAAGATACCGCATTAGTTGATGTAGAATTGGTTCAGATGGAAGAAGCTGGAGAGATAGCTGAGCTCGGAACTGAAAATGTGCAGATGCAGACAGAGACTATTGAGAATTATTATAAGATAGAAGATTTTAAATGGTTAAATCAGAATCCGGAACTTCCTACAGGATGCGAAATTACTTCTCTGACATCTGTGCTGAATTATTATGGAATAAATGTTAAGAAAGAAACTATGGCGGATGATTATTTAAAGAAAGGTAATGGAAGTTATTACAAGATGTTTCTTGGAAATCCAAGGGATGCTGGCAGTTTCGGATGTATGGCACAGCCGATAGTTGATGCTGCAAATCTTTATTTCAAAAAGAATAATGTCAGTATGAAAGCATCAAATGTAAGCGGTGTATCATTTGAGAAGATATTGGAGTATGTTTCACAGGGAGTACCTATGATTGTGTGGAATACGATGGGTATGGCTCCAGCTTATGAATCGAAGACGCTTACTCTTGATGGGCGCGAATACACGTGGATTGCGCCTGAACATTGTGTAGTAGTTGTAGGATATGACCTTGATAATAATGAAGTTTATGTTGCTGATCCTATGACAGGCATGGTTACAAGGAATTTGAAAATATTTGAGGAGCGATATGTTTCTTTAAAGAGACAAGCTGTTTATGTTACAAGATAG
- the fusA gene encoding elongation factor G gives MAGREYPLERTRNIGIMAHIDAGKTTLTERILYYTGVNHKIGDTHEGTATMDWMAQEQERGITITSAATTCHWTPEKEGKPDKTQPEYRINIIDTPGHVDFTVEVERSLRVLDGAVGVFDAQNGVEPQSENVWRQADKYNVPRMAFMNKMDKMGADFFGSCNQLITKLGKNPVLVQIPIGKEDDFKGIIDLFEMKAYVFNGDKGDDIAVGEIPDDLKDQAQEYHDKLVEQCAELDEDLMEKFFNDEEISVPELKAALRKGTIEGTAIPCLCGTAYKNKGVQKLLDAVIEYMPAPTDIPDITGVDEDGNEVTRKSSDEEPFAALAFKIMTDPFVGKLAFFRVYSGTLNGGSYVLNSNKNKKERVGRILQMHANQRKEIDKVYSGDIAAAVGLKVTVTGDTICDEAHPVILESMEFPEPVIELAIEPKTKNDQGKMGEALAKLAEEDPTFRAHTDQETGQTIIAGMGELHLDIIVDRLLREFKVEANVGAPQVAYRECFTKAVDVDSKYAKQSGGRGQYGHCKVRFSPLEANVDKFDVETKNTVLINEPPVLFCESSVVGGAIPKEYIPSVADGIREAANSGILAGFPVLGLRADIYDGSYHEVDSSEMAFHIAGSMAFKDAMAKAAPALLEPIMKVEVTMPEEYMGDVIGDINSRRGRIEGMEDISGGKMIKAFVPLAEMFGYATDLRSKTQGRGNYSMFFDKYEQAPKSVQDKVISDRNK, from the coding sequence ATGGCTGGAAGAGAATATCCATTGGAGAGAACCAGAAATATCGGAATTATGGCTCATATTGATGCTGGTAAGACAACATTAACAGAGCGTATCCTTTATTATACTGGTGTTAATCACAAGATTGGTGATACTCATGAAGGTACTGCTACTATGGACTGGATGGCCCAGGAGCAGGAGAGAGGTATCACAATCACTTCAGCTGCTACAACATGTCACTGGACACCTGAGAAAGAGGGTAAGCCAGATAAGACACAGCCAGAATACCGTATTAACATTATCGATACTCCAGGACACGTTGACTTCACAGTAGAGGTTGAGCGTTCACTTAGAGTACTTGATGGTGCCGTAGGTGTATTCGATGCACAGAACGGTGTTGAGCCACAGTCAGAGAATGTATGGCGTCAGGCTGATAAGTACAATGTACCTCGTATGGCTTTCATGAACAAGATGGATAAGATGGGTGCTGATTTCTTCGGATCATGCAACCAGCTTATTACAAAGCTTGGAAAGAATCCTGTACTTGTACAGATTCCTATCGGTAAGGAAGATGACTTCAAGGGAATTATTGACTTATTCGAGATGAAGGCTTATGTCTTCAACGGAGATAAGGGTGATGATATCGCTGTTGGTGAGATTCCAGACGATTTAAAGGATCAGGCTCAGGAATATCATGACAAGCTCGTTGAGCAGTGTGCTGAACTTGATGAAGACCTTATGGAGAAGTTCTTTAATGATGAGGAAATTTCAGTTCCAGAGTTAAAGGCTGCTTTAAGAAAGGGTACTATCGAGGGTACAGCTATTCCTTGTCTTTGCGGTACAGCTTATAAGAACAAGGGTGTTCAGAAGCTTCTTGATGCTGTTATCGAGTACATGCCAGCTCCTACAGATATCCCAGATATCACAGGTGTTGACGAAGACGGTAACGAAGTAACAAGAAAGTCATCTGATGAAGAGCCATTTGCAGCTCTTGCATTCAAGATTATGACTGATCCATTCGTTGGTAAGTTAGCATTCTTCAGAGTTTACTCAGGTACATTAAACGGTGGTTCATATGTACTTAACTCTAATAAGAATAAGAAAGAAAGAGTTGGCCGTATCCTTCAGATGCACGCTAACCAGAGAAAAGAAATTGATAAGGTTTACTCAGGAGATATCGCTGCTGCAGTAGGTCTTAAGGTTACAGTAACAGGTGATACTATCTGTGATGAAGCACATCCAGTTATCTTAGAGTCTATGGAATTCCCAGAGCCAGTTATCGAGCTTGCTATCGAGCCAAAGACTAAGAATGACCAGGGTAAGATGGGTGAAGCTTTAGCAAAGCTTGCTGAAGAAGATCCTACATTCCGTGCTCATACAGATCAGGAAACAGGTCAGACAATCATCGCTGGTATGGGTGAGCTTCACCTTGATATCATCGTTGACAGACTTCTTCGTGAGTTCAAGGTAGAGGCTAACGTTGGTGCACCTCAGGTTGCTTACAGAGAGTGCTTTACTAAGGCAGTTGATGTTGATAGTAAGTATGCTAAGCAGTCAGGTGGACGTGGTCAGTATGGTCACTGTAAAGTACGTTTCTCACCACTTGAAGCTAACGTTGATAAGTTTGATGTTGAGACAAAGAATACAGTATTAATTAACGAACCTCCAGTACTCTTCTGTGAGTCTTCAGTAGTTGGTGGTGCTATTCCTAAGGAATATATCCCTTCAGTTGCTGACGGTATCAGAGAAGCTGCTAATTCAGGTATCTTAGCTGGATTCCCAGTTCTCGGACTTAGAGCAGATATTTACGATGGTTCATACCATGAAGTCGATTCTTCAGAAATGGCATTCCACATTGCTGGTTCTATGGCATTCAAGGATGCTATGGCTAAGGCAGCACCTGCCCTTCTTGAGCCTATCATGAAGGTTGAGGTTACTATGCCAGAAGAATACATGGGTGATGTAATCGGTGATATCAACTCACGTAGAGGACGTATTGAGGGTATGGAAGATATCTCAGGTGGTAAGATGATTAAAGCATTCGTTCCACTTGCTGAGATGTTCGGATATGCTACTGACCTTCGTTCTAAGACACAGGGTCGTGGTAACTACTCTATGTTCTTCGATAAGTATGAGCAGGCTCCAAAGTCTGTTCAGGACAAGGTTATTTCTGATAGAAATAAGTAA